One region of Polynucleobacter sp. MWH-Aus1W21 genomic DNA includes:
- the bamA gene encoding outer membrane protein assembly factor BamA: MMLSALGLSLNVSAADSFVVKDIRIEGLQRVEPGTVFSYLPVQVGDTFTEEKGAESIKALYGTGFFRDVQIQAQGSVLIVIVEERPTISRIEFTGMKEFDPEIIRKSLRTVGVAEARFYDKALIDKSEQELKRQYVGKGMYAAEVVATVTPVERNQVAIYFNIDEGPVAKIQEINFIGNEVFSEGTLKSEMQLKTGGWLSWYSKDNLYSKQKLTADLESIRSYYLNRGYLEFVIDSTQVSITPDKKGVYLTISIREGKKFTVKDVRLAGETLGKEAELMQLIVLKPGDTFSSARLTESTKAIAEILGSYGYAFATINPQPDIRRDVAEVDLTLVVDPGRRIYVRQVAITGNAKTRDLVIRREMRQFESSWFDSDKIDLSKKRLGRLGYFTETDITAEDVPGSPDQVDVNVKVKEKPTGAITIGAGFSSTEKLILSAGINQDNAFGTGTAVGLNASLGKINQNFTLSNYDPYFTEDGISRYSDLYYRSSKPLYYAGDPDYQIKSVGSNIKFGVPYTEVDRVFFGTGIEVFSIYATTNTPVPYQNYVTSYGGTVPGRLQTYNVPLTVGWARDGRDSTLIPSEGSMQQLSAEVGTPVGDLTFYRIYGQYQKYHSFSKGNILSFNGEVGYGEAYGNKPFPITKNYFVGGIGSVRGYAPGSLGPQYYNTIVGALQPTGGQSKIVTNVEYTFPVPGSGADKTLRLFTFVDGGNAFGENINLVLRYSYGLGLSWISPLGPLKFSYGIPYKSQSTDNIQRLQFQVGTAF; this comes from the coding sequence ATGATGCTTTCTGCGCTCGGGTTGAGTTTGAATGTTTCAGCGGCAGACTCTTTTGTGGTTAAAGATATTCGTATTGAAGGTCTTCAGCGTGTAGAGCCTGGTACGGTATTTAGTTATTTGCCCGTTCAAGTAGGTGATACTTTTACAGAAGAAAAAGGCGCCGAGTCGATCAAAGCCCTCTATGGCACTGGCTTTTTTAGAGATGTACAGATCCAAGCGCAAGGCAGTGTTTTGATTGTCATTGTTGAGGAGCGTCCAACAATTTCTCGTATTGAATTTACAGGAATGAAAGAGTTTGATCCTGAGATTATTCGTAAATCCCTGAGAACAGTAGGCGTGGCCGAAGCTCGCTTTTATGACAAAGCTCTGATCGATAAGTCTGAGCAAGAGCTAAAACGTCAGTATGTTGGTAAAGGTATGTATGCGGCGGAGGTTGTTGCTACGGTTACCCCGGTTGAGCGCAATCAGGTTGCAATTTACTTCAATATTGACGAAGGTCCTGTTGCCAAAATTCAAGAAATTAATTTCATCGGTAATGAGGTATTTAGCGAAGGCACTTTAAAAAGTGAGATGCAGTTAAAAACAGGCGGTTGGTTATCCTGGTATAGCAAAGACAATCTTTATTCTAAGCAAAAATTAACTGCAGACTTAGAGAGTATTCGTTCTTACTACCTCAACCGTGGCTACCTTGAGTTTGTGATTGACTCTACACAGGTATCCATTACTCCTGATAAGAAAGGTGTCTACCTCACCATCAGTATTCGTGAAGGAAAAAAATTCACGGTTAAAGATGTTCGCTTGGCAGGAGAAACTTTAGGTAAAGAAGCTGAGTTGATGCAGTTGATTGTTTTGAAGCCTGGGGACACCTTCTCATCTGCAAGGCTTACTGAGAGCACCAAAGCAATTGCTGAGATATTAGGATCCTATGGTTATGCCTTTGCAACGATCAATCCCCAGCCCGATATTCGACGTGATGTTGCCGAAGTTGACCTCACATTGGTGGTGGACCCTGGACGTCGTATATATGTTCGTCAGGTAGCAATCACTGGAAATGCTAAAACTCGCGATTTAGTTATTCGTCGCGAGATGCGTCAGTTTGAGAGCTCTTGGTTTGATAGTGACAAGATCGACCTATCTAAAAAGCGTCTAGGTCGTTTGGGTTACTTTACTGAAACCGATATCACCGCAGAAGATGTGCCCGGATCCCCCGATCAAGTGGACGTTAATGTGAAGGTGAAAGAGAAGCCAACAGGTGCGATCACAATTGGTGCCGGTTTCTCTTCAACTGAAAAACTTATCTTATCTGCTGGTATCAATCAAGACAATGCCTTTGGTACTGGTACTGCAGTTGGCTTAAACGCATCACTGGGTAAGATCAATCAAAACTTCACGCTTTCCAATTACGATCCGTATTTCACGGAAGACGGCATTAGTCGATACTCTGATTTGTACTATCGCTCTTCTAAGCCTTTGTACTACGCAGGCGACCCTGACTATCAAATTAAATCGGTTGGTTCAAATATCAAGTTTGGCGTCCCATATACCGAAGTAGACCGTGTCTTCTTTGGAACGGGCATAGAGGTATTTAGTATTTATGCCACTACCAATACGCCAGTTCCGTACCAAAACTATGTCACTAGTTATGGTGGAACTGTGCCAGGACGTCTACAAACTTATAACGTGCCACTGACGGTTGGTTGGGCGCGTGATGGTCGTGACAGCACTTTAATTCCATCTGAAGGCTCAATGCAGCAACTCTCTGCTGAAGTGGGAACCCCAGTTGGCGATCTGACTTTCTATCGAATTTATGGCCAGTATCAGAAGTACCATTCATTCTCCAAGGGAAATATTTTGTCCTTTAATGGTGAGGTTGGGTATGGCGAGGCGTACGGCAATAAACCATTCCCAATTACTAAAAACTACTTCGTCGGCGGTATTGGTTCTGTTCGCGGATACGCCCCCGGTTCCTTGGGGCCCCAGTACTACAACACTATCGTCGGCGCCCTCCAGCCGACGGGCGGTCAGTCTAAGATTGTGACAAATGTGGAGTACACCTTCCCGGTTCCGGGCTCTGGCGCGGACAAAACCCTACGCCTCTTTACCTTCGTGGACGGAGGTAATGCTTTTGGGGAAAACATTAATTTAGTTCTGAGATACTCCTATGGATTAGGTTTATCATGGATATCACCGCTAGGGCCTTTAAAGTTTAGCTATGGTATTCCGTATAAGTCTCAATCAACGGATAATATCCAGCGTTTGCAGTTCCAAGTGGGTACAGCGTTTTAA
- a CDS encoding OmpH family outer membrane protein, giving the protein MKLYQSSKWIQVGIIAAVTTILAPQVFAQDAGTRVAVVNSEKVFNESNLAKAMQTRLQNEFTKRQNDLRDSAQKIKSAAEKLDRDAAVMNEAERIRRQRELADQDRELQRKQREFTEDLNQRTFEERGKIAEKANAVLKQIAEQRKIDVIVQEAAYVSPKADVTDDVIKALNSLK; this is encoded by the coding sequence ATGAAGCTCTATCAATCTTCAAAATGGATTCAAGTTGGCATTATTGCTGCTGTAACTACAATCCTTGCCCCTCAAGTTTTTGCCCAAGATGCCGGTACGCGTGTTGCGGTTGTGAACTCTGAGAAAGTATTTAACGAGTCTAATCTCGCTAAAGCAATGCAGACTCGTTTGCAGAATGAGTTTACAAAGCGTCAGAATGATTTGCGTGATAGCGCACAAAAGATTAAGTCTGCAGCTGAAAAGCTCGATCGCGATGCTGCCGTAATGAATGAAGCAGAGCGCATTCGTCGTCAACGTGAGTTGGCTGACCAAGATCGCGAATTGCAGCGCAAGCAACGTGAGTTCACCGAAGATCTCAATCAGCGCACTTTCGAAGAGCGTGGAAAGATTGCGGAGAAAGCAAATGCAGTCTTAAAGCAAATTGCTGAACAAAGAAAAATTGATGTCATTGTTCAAGAAGCAGCTTATGTGAGCCCAAAGGCTGACGTAACTGATGATGTCATCAAGGCTTTGAATAGTCTTAAGTAA
- the lpxD gene encoding UDP-3-O-(3-hydroxymyristoyl)glucosamine N-acyltransferase produces MPTAIELAEQFQASLVGEASHEFTGLAPLERAQSDQISFLSNPLYRQQASESAAGALIVSQSDLDFLQANPSANSAKRVYFVAKNPYATFARMAQHFAKTNGPKYSPGVHPSAVIDSTAIVPSTCHIGPFVQIGAGVKLGERVSILGNTSVASDCVIASDTLIYPSASIYYGTQIGERCIIHSGAVIGADGFGFAPDFSAKGGEWVKIPQTGRVVIGNDVEIGASTTIDRGAMSDTVIGAGTKIDNQVQIAHNVIVGACCVIAGCAAISGSTKIGNFCIIGGAANFAGHLTIADRTTVSGNTSIIRSITEPGQHFTGVYPSMLHGAWEKNAAILRGLDKIRQRLRLLDKSKSSES; encoded by the coding sequence ATGCCCACCGCCATCGAGCTGGCCGAACAGTTTCAAGCAAGCTTGGTGGGGGAGGCCTCCCACGAATTTACCGGTCTCGCTCCATTGGAGCGAGCTCAGTCGGATCAAATTTCCTTTTTATCCAATCCGCTCTACCGCCAGCAGGCTAGCGAAAGTGCTGCCGGAGCTTTGATCGTTAGCCAATCAGATCTCGACTTTTTACAGGCCAACCCTAGCGCCAACTCAGCAAAGCGCGTGTATTTCGTTGCCAAAAATCCATATGCTACTTTTGCAAGAATGGCCCAACACTTTGCTAAAACAAACGGCCCAAAATATTCCCCTGGAGTACATCCTAGTGCAGTAATTGATTCCACTGCAATTGTTCCAAGTACTTGTCACATTGGCCCATTTGTTCAAATTGGTGCTGGCGTAAAACTTGGTGAGCGCGTTTCAATACTAGGAAACACTAGCGTTGCTAGTGATTGTGTAATTGCAAGCGACACATTGATCTACCCATCTGCATCAATTTATTACGGCACTCAAATTGGCGAACGCTGCATTATTCATAGTGGCGCAGTCATTGGTGCCGATGGCTTTGGTTTTGCCCCTGATTTTTCTGCAAAGGGCGGAGAGTGGGTCAAGATTCCACAGACTGGACGCGTTGTTATTGGTAATGATGTAGAGATCGGTGCATCAACCACTATTGATCGTGGTGCAATGAGTGACACAGTGATTGGTGCTGGTACCAAGATAGATAACCAGGTGCAAATTGCTCACAACGTAATCGTTGGCGCTTGCTGTGTAATAGCTGGTTGTGCTGCAATCTCAGGTAGTACCAAGATTGGTAATTTCTGCATCATTGGTGGCGCAGCTAACTTTGCAGGTCATCTGACGATTGCCGATAGAACAACGGTTTCTGGTAATACTTCAATTATCCGCTCCATTACAGAGCCTGGGCAGCATTTCACGGGCGTTTATCCATCAATGCTCCATGGCGCATGGGAGAAAAACGCCGCCATTTTACGTGGCCTAGATAAAATACGTCAGCGCTTGCGTTTACTAGATAAGAGCAAATCTTCAGAGTCTTAA
- the fabZ gene encoding 3-hydroxyacyl-ACP dehydratase FabZ has product MSTPIAIDINKILKLLPHRYPFLLVDRVLEISPRESITALKNVTMNEPFFQGHFPDFPVMPGVLIIEALAQTAALLTFSEERAEDAIYYFAGIDGARFKKPVLPGDQLIMTAKLERGRAGIYKFAVQATVDGEIAAEANITCAVRTKGA; this is encoded by the coding sequence ATGAGCACACCAATCGCAATCGACATTAACAAGATTCTTAAATTGTTGCCGCATCGCTACCCATTTTTATTGGTCGATCGTGTGCTAGAAATTTCCCCGCGCGAAAGTATTACTGCCTTAAAAAATGTCACTATGAATGAGCCATTTTTTCAAGGTCATTTTCCTGACTTCCCAGTGATGCCTGGAGTGCTCATCATTGAGGCCCTCGCACAAACAGCTGCTTTATTAACATTCTCAGAAGAGCGTGCCGAGGATGCGATTTACTACTTTGCAGGTATTGATGGTGCTCGCTTTAAAAAGCCGGTACTGCCTGGTGATCAGTTGATCATGACTGCCAAGTTAGAACGCGGCCGTGCTGGCATATACAAGTTTGCAGTTCAGGCAACCGTTGATGGTGAAATTGCTGCAGAAGCGAATATCACCTGTGCGGTTCGTACGAAAGGCGCGTAA
- the lpxA gene encoding acyl-ACP--UDP-N-acetylglucosamine O-acyltransferase — MTRIHASAVVDSKAELASDVEVGPYSVIGPNVKIGAGTKVGSHTVIEGYTTIGKENNFAHFAAIGGPPQDMKYRGEPTQLIIGDRNTIREFTTIHTGTSQDEGITRIGNDNWIMAYVHIAHDCQVGNHTIFSSNAQVAGHVQVNDWAIMGGMSGVHQFVRIGQHAMLGGASALVQDIPPFVIAAGDKASPHGINVEGLKRRGFSSETISALRQAYKVLYKDGLSFEEAKVEIQKMVVASAGDPATSEKIAQFHDFIAASTRGIIR; from the coding sequence ATGACTCGGATTCATGCATCTGCTGTAGTGGACAGCAAGGCTGAGCTAGCTAGTGATGTTGAAGTTGGTCCTTATTCCGTAATTGGACCCAACGTTAAGATTGGCGCTGGAACCAAGGTTGGCTCTCATACCGTGATCGAAGGTTACACAACTATCGGCAAGGAGAACAATTTCGCGCACTTTGCTGCCATTGGTGGTCCTCCGCAGGATATGAAATACCGCGGGGAACCAACCCAATTAATTATTGGAGATCGCAATACTATTCGCGAGTTCACGACGATTCATACAGGTACATCACAAGACGAAGGCATAACTCGCATTGGCAATGACAATTGGATCATGGCTTATGTGCATATTGCTCACGATTGCCAAGTTGGTAATCACACGATCTTCTCAAGCAATGCTCAAGTTGCCGGCCATGTTCAAGTAAATGACTGGGCAATTATGGGCGGTATGTCTGGTGTACATCAATTTGTTCGCATTGGTCAGCACGCCATGCTGGGTGGCGCATCTGCTTTAGTTCAGGATATTCCTCCGTTTGTGATTGCTGCTGGAGATAAGGCCTCACCCCATGGGATTAATGTAGAGGGTTTGAAGCGCCGCGGATTTTCAAGCGAAACAATTTCTGCATTACGCCAAGCCTATAAGGTGCTTTATAAAGATGGCTTGAGTTTTGAAGAGGCTAAAGTAGAAATTCAGAAGATGGTAGTTGCTTCTGCGGGCGATCCTGCAACCTCCGAGAAAATTGCTCAGTTCCACGATTTTATTGCCGCCTCAACACGCGGCATTATTCGATAA
- the lpxB gene encoding lipid-A-disaccharide synthase — MPKLACVAGEPSGDLLAAPALSALNQIPDMSGLEVYGIGGPRMQDEGMRSDWPMETLSVRGYVEAIKQLPAILKLRKELIQNLLNEGRPDVYLGIDAPDFNLGVELQLRKAGIPTLHLVSPSIWAWRAGRIKKIAQAVERMLCIFPFETEIYDKAGVASTYVGHPLASEIPLEPNIQEAREKICHHLKLQKSSLEGLVIAVLPGSRSSEIELIAPVFFETMQLLAAQLKGQKLHFLIPIATPRLREPLEQLLLKTKNTTPDVQIHLLDGMADEVLEASDVVLIASGTATLQAALWKKPMVISYKVPWLTAQIMKRQGYLPYVGLPNILCGEFVVPELLQDDATPERLANALQEWLNHPVKVAELKDRFAQMHETLRRPTGLLVAQAVAQTIASNRKKQASS, encoded by the coding sequence TTGCCAAAGTTAGCTTGTGTTGCTGGCGAACCATCCGGCGATCTGTTAGCGGCGCCAGCTCTTAGTGCGCTAAACCAGATACCGGATATGTCCGGTCTTGAGGTTTACGGCATTGGTGGTCCTCGGATGCAAGACGAAGGCATGCGTTCTGATTGGCCTATGGAAACTTTAAGTGTGCGCGGCTACGTTGAGGCCATTAAACAACTTCCAGCTATTCTCAAGTTACGCAAGGAGCTTATTCAGAATCTTCTAAATGAGGGGCGACCTGATGTTTATTTAGGAATAGATGCCCCGGACTTTAATTTAGGCGTCGAGCTACAGTTGCGTAAAGCAGGTATTCCGACTTTACATCTAGTTTCTCCTTCGATTTGGGCTTGGAGGGCGGGACGCATTAAGAAAATTGCGCAAGCTGTTGAGCGCATGTTGTGCATCTTCCCGTTTGAAACTGAAATCTATGACAAGGCGGGTGTAGCCTCGACTTATGTGGGACATCCATTGGCTAGTGAGATTCCGCTTGAGCCCAATATCCAGGAGGCAAGAGAAAAAATCTGTCATCACCTGAAACTTCAAAAATCTTCTCTTGAAGGCTTAGTCATTGCAGTACTCCCAGGAAGCCGCAGTTCAGAAATCGAGCTTATTGCCCCTGTCTTTTTTGAAACTATGCAGTTGCTTGCCGCGCAATTAAAGGGGCAGAAACTGCACTTTTTAATTCCGATTGCGACACCGCGATTACGTGAGCCTCTTGAGCAACTTTTGCTCAAGACTAAAAACACTACTCCTGATGTTCAGATCCATTTACTCGATGGCATGGCCGATGAAGTATTAGAAGCTTCTGACGTAGTGTTGATTGCAAGTGGTACGGCCACATTACAAGCTGCTTTATGGAAAAAGCCGATGGTGATTTCATATAAGGTGCCTTGGTTAACTGCGCAAATCATGAAGCGTCAAGGCTATTTGCCTTATGTGGGTTTACCAAACATCCTATGCGGTGAATTTGTTGTCCCTGAGCTCTTGCAAGATGATGCTACGCCAGAGAGGTTGGCTAATGCTTTACAAGAATGGTTGAACCACCCGGTAAAGGTGGCCGAACTAAAAGATCGCTTTGCGCAGATGCATGAAACTCTACGTCGGCCAACAGGTCTATTGGTAGCACAAGCAGTGGCACAAACAATTGCCAGTAATCGCAAAAAGCAAGCAAGTTCATGA
- the rnhB gene encoding ribonuclease HII, whose amino-acid sequence MSLIWVCGVDEAGRGPLVGAVVAGAVVLDPSNPIEGLKDSKKLTPARREYLYEQIMEKAKAWGVGEASPIEIDQINILQATMLAMRRAIEDLTIRLGAWPDKALIDGNRCPELPIAAEAIVKGDAKEPAISAASIIAKVTRDRQMMSLHELHPQYGFAQHMGYPTEAHFAALKQYGACDQHRKSFSPVRKVLESIEN is encoded by the coding sequence ATGAGTCTCATTTGGGTCTGCGGTGTTGACGAGGCAGGGCGTGGACCATTAGTAGGCGCTGTAGTAGCTGGCGCTGTAGTGCTCGATCCCAGCAATCCGATTGAAGGATTAAAAGATTCCAAGAAATTAACTCCTGCTCGTCGCGAATATCTCTATGAGCAAATTATGGAAAAGGCAAAGGCCTGGGGCGTTGGTGAGGCTAGTCCGATAGAGATTGATCAGATCAATATTCTGCAAGCCACTATGTTGGCAATGCGCAGGGCGATTGAAGACCTCACAATCCGCTTAGGCGCCTGGCCTGATAAAGCATTGATCGATGGAAATCGCTGCCCAGAATTACCAATTGCTGCAGAAGCAATTGTGAAGGGTGATGCTAAAGAACCGGCGATTTCAGCGGCGTCTATCATTGCTAAGGTGACGCGTGATCGTCAAATGATGTCTCTACACGAGCTTCATCCACAGTACGGATTTGCACAGCATATGGGATATCCAACAGAAGCTCATTTTGCAGCCCTTAAGCAATATGGCGCATGTGATCAACATAGAAAAAGCTTTTCTCCGGTACGTAAAGTGCTCGAATCGATTGAAAACTAA
- a CDS encoding RNA methyltransferase produces the protein MNFDLITSKENPLFKEIRNLQATGSKGQKARLASGQALLEGIHLVQTWVGDPALKTLLTSEIGLKNIEISQAVYEHLEICPETKVFQLDSALWGLLSDLVNAPHIAGLLNLPKSTITTPQSIATLEGDVVILDRVQDAGNVGSILRTAAAAGFTQVIALSGCAHLWSTKVLRAGMGAHKLLDLYEGWSNQQVLSALTAQLLATTADAEHDLYSLKKELLHPVAWVMGSEGQGVSEDILAQAKGISISIDPRVESLNVSTAAAVCLFETMRVRRS, from the coding sequence ATGAACTTTGATCTGATCACCTCTAAAGAGAATCCTTTATTTAAAGAAATACGCAACCTGCAAGCCACAGGCTCTAAAGGACAGAAGGCTAGACTAGCTAGCGGCCAGGCTTTATTGGAGGGCATTCATCTTGTGCAAACCTGGGTGGGTGATCCAGCGTTAAAGACTTTGCTTACTTCAGAAATTGGTCTAAAGAATATTGAAATCTCTCAAGCAGTCTACGAACATCTCGAGATTTGTCCTGAGACCAAAGTATTTCAGTTGGATAGCGCACTCTGGGGCTTGCTCTCAGATTTAGTGAATGCACCTCATATTGCCGGTCTATTAAACCTTCCTAAATCAACGATTACTACACCACAATCAATTGCAACCTTAGAAGGTGATGTGGTGATCTTGGATAGAGTGCAAGATGCCGGAAATGTAGGATCGATTTTGCGTACTGCAGCTGCAGCTGGATTTACACAAGTGATTGCATTGTCTGGTTGCGCCCATCTTTGGTCCACCAAGGTATTGCGTGCCGGAATGGGTGCTCACAAATTGCTAGATTTATATGAAGGCTGGTCTAACCAGCAAGTCTTGAGTGCTTTAACCGCGCAATTATTGGCAACTACAGCCGATGCGGAACATGACTTGTATTCCCTAAAAAAAGAACTTCTGCATCCAGTTGCTTGGGTAATGGGTAGTGAGGGCCAAGGAGTGTCTGAGGACATTCTTGCTCAGGCTAAAGGGATTTCCATTTCAATTGATCCTAGAGTAGAGTCTCTCAATGTCTCAACGGCAGCAGCTGTGTGTTTGTTTGAAACAATGCGTGTAAGGCGAAGCTAG
- a CDS encoding pyruvate, water dikinase regulatory protein, whose translation MTNETRIVFIVSDGTGITAENFSQSILAQFEATFKHIRVPFVDSVDKAHDAVSSINQAASKYGVQPIVFTTLVNSELNAIVGKANGLILDMFQTFVAPLEEALGMKSTHAMNRLHHNADTEAYKNRIEAINYSLAHDDGQSNQNLAEADVILIGISRVGKTPTSLYLAMQYGLKAANYPLIPEDFERGQLPKDLVPFRQKIFGLMIDAERLSEIRNERRPGSNYAKLENCRYEINEATAMMKKQSIPWVLTTSKSIEEIATTVLQAIKSDKTILG comes from the coding sequence ATGACTAATGAAACCCGCATTGTTTTTATTGTTTCTGACGGTACCGGCATTACCGCCGAGAACTTCAGCCAGTCGATTTTGGCTCAATTTGAGGCCACTTTTAAGCATATTCGGGTGCCATTCGTCGATAGCGTTGATAAGGCCCATGATGCCGTCAGCAGCATCAATCAAGCGGCCAGCAAGTATGGAGTTCAACCCATTGTTTTCACCACATTGGTGAATTCCGAGCTCAATGCCATTGTTGGGAAGGCAAACGGTCTTATCTTAGATATGTTCCAGACTTTCGTGGCACCGCTGGAGGAGGCTCTCGGCATGAAATCGACCCATGCCATGAACCGACTTCACCACAATGCCGATACCGAGGCCTATAAGAACCGTATTGAGGCGATCAACTATTCCTTGGCACATGATGATGGCCAATCCAATCAAAACTTAGCGGAAGCCGACGTCATTCTGATTGGCATCTCACGAGTAGGCAAAACACCAACCAGCCTCTACCTGGCAATGCAATACGGCCTCAAGGCAGCAAACTACCCACTTATTCCAGAAGACTTTGAGCGGGGGCAGCTTCCGAAAGACCTGGTTCCGTTCCGCCAGAAGATCTTTGGACTGATGATTGATGCAGAGCGCTTATCTGAGATTCGTAATGAACGCAGACCTGGTAGCAATTACGCCAAACTTGAAAACTGTCGCTATGAAATCAATGAAGCGACAGCGATGATGAAAAAACAATCTATTCCATGGGTACTCACAACCAGCAAATCCATTGAGGAAATTGCGACCACTGTTCTACAAGCGATTAAGTCCGACAAAACAATTTTGGGTTAA